TCAGTGCTACGTAAAGGACACGCATTTCCTCTGCCAATAATTCTCGTTGCTTTTCTTTTTGAAAGGCATAATACAGCAATGTTGGATAGGTTATCCTTTTTATCGGGTCAATATATTTGCTGGCGAGCCCTAAATCCTTGTGAAGTAAATAACGTTGTTTTAAATCCTGCATGTTGAATTGTTTATCCACACCACCAAGGATGACGACAGGAAACTCAAGGCCCTTACTTTTATGAATGGTCATGATTCGGATGACATCCTCCTGCTCACTAAGTGCACGAGCCGCACCAAGATCTTCCCCCCGTTCTTCCATTCGTTCAATAAAACGCAAGAAGCGGAATAGACCTCTAAAGGAAGTCGTTTCGTAACCGCGTGCCCGGTCATACAAGGCGCGCAGGTTAGCCTGACGCTGCCTTCCACCTGGCATGCCACCAACGAAATCATAGTACCCAGTCTCCCGGTAAATTGACCAAATCAATTCGGACAATGCCCCTTGCCTTGATGCTATTCGAAACGACTCAAGCAGATTTAAAAATTTCGTTGCCTTTTCCGCCAAATCATTTGTATGCTGCTTCTTATATGCCAATAATGCATCATAATAACCATGGCTTTTATCCGCCAGGCGAATACTTGCGAGCTCCTCTTCATTCATCGCGACAATTGGCGAATGCAGCACAGAAGCGAGCGGAATATCCTGTCTCGGATTATCAATAACCTTTAATAAACTCAACATCACCTTAATTTCAATAGCTTCAAAATATCCCGTTGCAAGCTCCGCATATACAGGTATTCCCTGCTTCTTTAGTTCATCAACAATCGTTGGTGTCCAGGTCATGGAGCGCATCAAAATGACAACGTCACGGTATTGAAAGTTGCGCACTGTTCCAGTAGATTTATCAAATACCTGAAGTGGTCTAGCACCGTCCTGGCCCGTCCATTCTCTAATCTTCCTTGCATATGCACGCGCTTCTAATTGCGCCTTTTCCAGATCCGCAAAATTTTCTTCGTCTGTATCCGCTTCTGTCTCTTCATCTGTTTCCCTGTCAATGATTAACAGTTCTGGTTCAGGTGATTCATATGGGAAAGAATCATACGATTTATTTGCGTAGATCAATTCAGCGTCCCTGTCATAATTGATTTCACCGAGACTTTCATCCAGTATTTGCCTAAACAAATAATTTGCCCCGATTAATACCTGTTCCCTGCTTCTGAAATTACTTGATAGATCGATGCGTTGACCAGGGTCGTTCGGATCATGGAACTGCTTATATTTATGAATAAATAATGATGGTTCTGCGTGCCGGAACCTGTAAATACTTTGCTTCACATCGCCGACCATAAACATATTCCCGTTCCCTTCCCGGTCACTGATAAGCCCAAGAATTGTCTCCTGTACCAAGTTGGTGTCTTGATATTCATCAACTAGCACTTCCGTGAACTTTTGCTTGAAGTGACGGGCTACATTGGACGGCAAGGGATTTTCATTTCCTGAGTCGTTATCGACTAATAAGGCTAAACAATGGTGCTCCAGGTCAGAGAAATCAACGATAGCTTTTTCTTTTTTTTGTTGTGCAAAACGCTCTTTGAATTCTTTGACAACCTCTGTTAATTGCTTGATGACTGGAGCGAGTTCATGCATATCTTCCATATGATTGGCAAGGTTGCGCGTGAACCAGCCATCCTTCATGTCTTTCCAGCGTTTTTTGTAACTGTCACGAAGTTTTTTTACTTTATCCTTTATTTCCTCTGAACACTCCATCTTCTTCCTGGATAATGCTTTAAACGAACTGCCGGAAATATACGCTTGCAGGTCGTCCCAGGTTTCACTGTTCGCCTTTGCTTCCCAAATCATCGCAATATCTGCTTCAATTGCTTCCGCGTACTGATACGGACCTTCAGGATTTTCTGTAAGCTCGAGTGCACTTTTTGCTTCTTGTTCAATGGCTGTTAATTGGCCCCTTACTTCCCGCTTGATGATAGTCAGCCACTCCAACTCTTCCTCATCAACTGCTTCTTTGACATCATATACATCTGC
This Virgibacillus phasianinus DNA region includes the following protein-coding sequences:
- the addA gene encoding helicase-exonuclease AddAB subunit AddA produces the protein MVNWTKEQEQAIYTAGSDMLVAAAAGSGKTAVLVERIIQKLINKENPVDIDTLLVVTFTNAAAQEMRNRVGLALEKALAEDPASAHLKKQLSLLQRASISTLHSFCLDVVRQYAYLLDVDPAFRIANDMEIDLIKQDVIADLFEEWYGKEGEEQAQFFDVVDRFSSDRSDVEVENLVLDLYTFAMQNPWPVKWLDELADVYDVKEAVDEEELEWLTIIKREVRGQLTAIEQEAKSALELTENPEGPYQYAEAIEADIAMIWEAKANSETWDDLQAYISGSSFKALSRKKMECSEEIKDKVKKLRDSYKKRWKDMKDGWFTRNLANHMEDMHELAPVIKQLTEVVKEFKERFAQQKKEKAIVDFSDLEHHCLALLVDNDSGNENPLPSNVARHFKQKFTEVLVDEYQDTNLVQETILGLISDREGNGNMFMVGDVKQSIYRFRHAEPSLFIHKYKQFHDPNDPGQRIDLSSNFRSREQVLIGANYLFRQILDESLGEINYDRDAELIYANKSYDSFPYESPEPELLIIDRETDEETEADTDEENFADLEKAQLEARAYARKIREWTGQDGARPLQVFDKSTGTVRNFQYRDVVILMRSMTWTPTIVDELKKQGIPVYAELATGYFEAIEIKVMLSLLKVIDNPRQDIPLASVLHSPIVAMNEEELASIRLADKSHGYYDALLAYKKQHTNDLAEKATKFLNLLESFRIASRQGALSELIWSIYRETGYYDFVGGMPGGRQRQANLRALYDRARGYETTSFRGLFRFLRFIERMEERGEDLGAARALSEQEDVIRIMTIHKSKGLEFPVVILGGVDKQFNMQDLKQRYLLHKDLGLASKYIDPIKRITYPTLLYYAFQKEKQRELLAEEMRVLYVALTRAKEKLVMVGNVASYEKKQKKWEKVLDHPEWVMPEHFRMEAKSYLDWVGPALIRHQSSEVLRAEDVNEVVNNEVRMDPSNWSISIMHGSELANLEDVVNKEDINLKENIQQWEALELRNADLDAEVDEKLSYEYPYTQAAASRAKQTVTEIKRQRELKDEYSSDQLVQTSRAPIVKRPLFMQKNKTITPAEKGTAMHTVMQHIPLMKTWTKAEVERFAERLVDKEILTADEAEIIDGRVIEEFFKTEIGALMLNASEVSREVPFSLALSAKEVYATWTSDVDEQVLVQGVIDCVIPVEDGVLIVDYKTDAIQKEVTDEVMEQLKERYRTQMDLYRQAIERIWKKPVKSVYLYYFSKELLVEVPK